The following are encoded together in the Saccharospirillaceae bacterium genome:
- a CDS encoding DUF2058 domain-containing protein, which translates to MAKSLQEQLLAAGLVDKKKAKKNAKAMKKQEHLQRTGQENELDVAKQKAEQARQKKAEQDRELNLKREEEAQQKAIQAQIKQLIDTNAIRSEKGDIKYQFVGADNKIKQLYVDQAIWDRLSRGQLAIIAQGKSHAVIPVPVTEKIRQRDEKLFIYIAENQSAELEEDDPYAAYQIPDDLMW; encoded by the coding sequence ATGGCAAAATCTCTGCAAGAACAGCTTTTAGCGGCTGGCCTGGTCGACAAGAAAAAGGCCAAAAAGAACGCCAAAGCAATGAAAAAGCAGGAACACCTGCAACGTACCGGCCAGGAAAATGAGCTGGATGTTGCCAAGCAAAAAGCGGAACAAGCACGCCAGAAAAAGGCCGAGCAGGATCGCGAGCTGAATCTGAAGCGTGAAGAAGAAGCGCAGCAAAAAGCCATTCAGGCGCAGATTAAACAGCTGATTGATACCAACGCCATCCGCAGCGAAAAAGGCGACATCAAATACCAGTTTGTTGGCGCCGACAACAAGATCAAACAACTGTACGTTGATCAGGCCATCTGGGATCGCCTGAGTCGTGGTCAACTGGCAATTATTGCCCAGGGAAAAAGCCACGCGGTGATTCCCGTGCCGGTAACCGAGAAAATCCGTCAGCGTGATGAAAAACTCTTTATCTATATCGCAGAAAACCAGAGCGCCGAACTGGAAGAAGACGATCCGTATGCGGCATACCAGATCCCAGATGATCTGATGTGGTAA
- a CDS encoding 5-(carboxyamino)imidazole ribonucleotide synthase, with the protein MKIGILGNGQLGQMLESSVTDLSDLAISLYDLRAHEEGKLNAFVNEVDIVSYETENIPAHIVELLEPVEDKVFPSLKALKVFQNRLLEKNALRAAGIDTADFCAVNSLEDVHTAIETLGLPIVMKTTTEGYDGKGQFVLRTAEDAAPAWNTIGNRELIAEAFVPFLRETSVIASRDRDGNVNVWPMTENVHHEGILRYSLYPATGLSDDKAQIAERYIRDLANSLDYVGTMTLELFETEQGLVANEVAPRVHNSGHWSIEGAEASQFRNHMLALSGKPLGNTDSKYPAVAMLNVIGEEDSSLKADSLSNAYRHSYGKEARPARKLGHITVVADSVEERDLTIDALVDVMPEGVWNKG; encoded by the coding sequence ATGAAAATTGGTATCTTAGGAAACGGCCAGTTAGGCCAGATGTTAGAGTCCAGTGTTACCGATCTGAGTGATCTGGCAATCTCCCTGTACGATCTGCGCGCCCATGAAGAAGGTAAGCTGAACGCCTTTGTCAACGAGGTCGATATCGTTTCCTACGAAACCGAAAACATTCCGGCGCACATCGTGGAACTGCTGGAACCGGTTGAAGACAAGGTATTCCCGAGCCTGAAAGCACTCAAAGTATTCCAGAACCGTTTACTGGAAAAGAATGCGTTACGCGCTGCCGGTATCGATACCGCTGATTTCTGTGCGGTCAACTCGCTGGAAGACGTACACACCGCGATTGAAACCCTCGGTCTGCCGATTGTGATGAAAACCACCACCGAAGGTTACGACGGCAAAGGTCAGTTTGTATTACGCACTGCGGAAGATGCCGCCCCCGCCTGGAACACCATTGGCAACCGCGAACTTATCGCCGAAGCTTTCGTCCCGTTCCTGCGCGAAACCTCCGTGATCGCCAGTCGCGATCGCGACGGTAACGTTAACGTCTGGCCAATGACCGAAAACGTACACCACGAAGGCATCCTGCGTTATTCCCTGTATCCGGCCACGGGCCTGTCTGACGACAAAGCACAAATCGCAGAACGTTATATCCGTGACCTGGCCAACAGCCTGGATTATGTCGGCACCATGACCCTGGAGCTGTTTGAAACCGAACAGGGCCTGGTCGCCAATGAAGTGGCACCTCGCGTTCACAACTCCGGCCACTGGTCGATTGAGGGCGCCGAAGCCAGCCAGTTCCGTAACCATATGCTGGCGTTAAGTGGTAAACCACTGGGCAATACCGACTCCAAATACCCGGCAGTAGCCATGTTAAATGTGATTGGTGAAGAGGATTCTTCATTAAAAGCCGACAGCCTCAGCAACGCTTACCGTCACTCTTATGGTAAAGAAGCACGTCCGGCCCGGAAGCTTGGGCACATTACCGTCGTTGCCGACAGCGTTGAAGAACGTGACCTGACAATTGATGCCTTAGTCGACGTCATGCCGGAAGGTGTGTGGAATAAAGGGTAA
- the purE gene encoding 5-(carboxyamino)imidazole ribonucleotide mutase, with protein sequence MTVPVGIIMGSKSDWPTMQHAADMLDKLGVAYEVKVVSAHRTPDLLFSYAKEAQGRGIKVIIAGAGGAAHLPGMAASQTSLPVLGVPVKSRALNGIDSLLSIAQMPGGVAVGTLAIGDAGAKNAGLLAAQILATSDDELLKRVDAFRAEQTETVLSQPDPRDAE encoded by the coding sequence ATGACTGTACCCGTCGGAATTATTATGGGCTCCAAGAGCGATTGGCCAACCATGCAACATGCGGCCGATATGCTGGACAAACTGGGCGTTGCCTACGAAGTCAAGGTCGTTTCGGCCCACCGCACTCCGGATTTGCTGTTTAGCTACGCCAAAGAAGCTCAGGGGCGTGGTATCAAAGTTATTATCGCTGGTGCTGGCGGTGCTGCTCACTTGCCCGGTATGGCGGCTTCACAAACGTCTTTACCTGTATTAGGTGTACCGGTTAAAAGCCGCGCGTTAAATGGTATCGATTCGCTGCTGTCGATTGCACAAATGCCGGGTGGCGTGGCCGTAGGCACCCTCGCTATTGGTGATGCCGGAGCTAAAAATGCCGGCCTGCTGGCAGCACAGATTCTGGCAACCTCGGATGATGAGCTGCTGAAACGGGTTGATGCTTTCCGCGCGGAACAAACCGAGACGGTATTGTCACAACCAGACCCTCGCGACGCTGAGTAA
- the sufT gene encoding putative Fe-S cluster assembly protein SufT, whose amino-acid sequence MEKRMVVAQLECPARQVPSGVPTLIPAGTFVTINQALGGNYTVTVNGNMMRVDGTDAAALGLEAEDIQFEDRGDNAVHKDQIEQALRTIFDPEIPINLLDLGLIYGIDIDGSKAHIRMTLTAPTCGMGPVLISDVKYRVAKVPNVSEVEVELVFDPPWSKDMMTEEAQLEAGLFF is encoded by the coding sequence ATGGAAAAACGAATGGTCGTGGCACAACTTGAGTGCCCTGCCCGTCAGGTACCTTCCGGCGTTCCGACTCTGATTCCGGCTGGCACCTTTGTCACCATCAATCAGGCGCTGGGCGGCAACTACACGGTAACGGTTAACGGCAATATGATGCGCGTTGATGGTACCGACGCTGCTGCACTGGGCCTGGAAGCGGAAGACATTCAGTTTGAAGACCGCGGTGATAACGCCGTTCATAAAGATCAGATTGAACAGGCACTACGTACGATTTTTGATCCGGAAATTCCGATTAACCTGCTCGATCTGGGTTTAATTTACGGCATTGATATCGACGGCAGCAAAGCGCATATCCGCATGACGTTAACCGCTCCGACCTGCGGCATGGGTCCGGTGTTAATTTCCGATGTAAAATACCGTGTGGCGAAAGTGCCGAATGTATCCGAGGTGGAAGTTGAACTGGTGTTTGATCCGCCCTGGAGCAAAGACATGATGACGGAAGAAGCCCAGCTGGAAGCGGGTTTGTTCTTCTGA